One part of the Homo sapiens chromosome 19, GRCh38.p14 Primary Assembly genome encodes these proteins:
- the BORCS8 gene encoding BLOC-1-related complex subunit 8 isoform 1 (isoform 1 is encoded by transcript variant 1), with translation MEEPEMQLKGKKVTDKFTESVYVLANEPSVALYRLQEHVRRSLPELAQHKADMQRWEEQSQGAIYTVEYACSAVKNLVDSSVYFRSVEGLLKQAISIRDHMNASAQGHSPEEPPPPSSA, from the exons ATGGAGGAGCCGGAGATGCAGCTCAAGGGGAAGAAAG TCACGGACAAGTTCACTGAGAGCGTCTACGTCCTGGCCAACGAGCCATCCGTGGCCCTGTACCGGCTGCAGGAGCATGTGCGTCGCTCCCTCCCCGAGCTGGCCCAGCACAAG GCAGACATGCAGCGTTGGGAGGAGCAGAGCCAGGGAGCCATCTACACTGTGGAGTACGCCTGCAG CGCCGTGAAGAACCTGGTGGACAGCAGCGTCTACTTCCGCAGCGTGGAGGGTCTGCTCAAACAGGCCATCAGCATCCGGGACCATATGAATGCCAGTGCCCAGGGCCACAG CCCGGAGGAACCACCCCCGCCCTCCTCAGCCTGA
- the BORCS8 gene encoding BLOC-1-related complex subunit 8 isoform 2 (isoform 2 is encoded by transcript variant 2) encodes MEEPEMQLKGKKVTDKFTESVYVLANEPSVALYRLQEHVRRSLPELAQHKADMQRWEEQSQGAIYTVEYACSAVKNLVDSSVYFRSVEGLLKQAISIRDHMNASAQGHR; translated from the exons ATGGAGGAGCCGGAGATGCAGCTCAAGGGGAAGAAAG TCACGGACAAGTTCACTGAGAGCGTCTACGTCCTGGCCAACGAGCCATCCGTGGCCCTGTACCGGCTGCAGGAGCATGTGCGTCGCTCCCTCCCCGAGCTGGCCCAGCACAAG GCAGACATGCAGCGTTGGGAGGAGCAGAGCCAGGGAGCCATCTACACTGTGGAGTACGCCTGCAG CGCCGTGAAGAACCTGGTGGACAGCAGCGTCTACTTCCGCAGCGTGGAGGGTCTGCTCAAACAGGCCATCAGCATCCGGGACCATATGAATGCCAGTGCCCAGGGCCACAGGTAG